The Coffea arabica cultivar ET-39 chromosome 3c, Coffea Arabica ET-39 HiFi, whole genome shotgun sequence genome contains a region encoding:
- the LOC140037845 gene encoding MDIS1-interacting receptor like kinase 2-like, whose translation MEFVYTIKVNEKCDVYSFGVLAMEIIKGKHPGDLTANMMSSNLEDVELKDLLDQRLLYPNQETEKILISIFKLARECLHADPQCRPTMLFISTLISTREPSK comes from the exons ATGG AATTTGTCTACACAATCAAAGTTAACGAAAAGTGTGATGTTTATAGTTTTGGGGTCCTGGCAATGGAAATAATCAAAGGAAAGCATCCTGGAGACTTGACTGCTAATATGATGTCTTCAAATCTTGAAGATGTAGAACTGAAAGACTTGCTTGACCAAAGACTTCTATATCCCAATCAAGAAACTGAAAAGATCCTAATATCCATTTTCAAACTAGCAAGAGAATGTCTACATGCTGATCCTCAATGTAGGCCAACAATGCTCTTTATTTCCACGCTGATATCAACTCGCGAACCATCTAAGTAA